In the genome of Neofelis nebulosa isolate mNeoNeb1 chromosome 6, mNeoNeb1.pri, whole genome shotgun sequence, one region contains:
- the C6H6orf136 gene encoding uncharacterized protein C6orf136 homolog isoform X2 → MYQPSRGAARRLGPCLRTYQARPQDQLSPRALPFPPLWPHSTTTTSPSSILWSPPLPPPPIWLFPRAPPLPLPQIQALSSPWVVLPPGKGEEGPGPEMHSGCLDGLRSLFEGPPCPYPGALIPFQAPGTSCRSPATPSGDPSMEEHLAIMYERLRHELPNLFLHSHDYTLYSSDVEFINEILNIRTKGLTWYILSLTLCRFLAWNYFAQLRLEVLQLTRHPENWTLQARWRLVGLPIHMLFLRFYKRDKEELYQTYDAYSTFFLNSNGLICRHRLDKLMPSHSPPTPVKKLLVGALVALGLSEPEPNLHLCSKT, encoded by the exons GGCGGCCCGGCGTCTCGGCCCCTGCCTCCGTACCTACCAGGCTCGCCCCCAG GACCAGCTTTCTCCACGGGCTCTACCATTTCCTCCACTTTGGCCCCACTCCACAACAACCACTTCTCCATCTTCTATTCTCTggtctcccccactcccaccccctcctaTCTGGTTGTTTCCCCGagctccccccctccctctccctcagatCCAGGCCCTCAGCTCACCATGGGTGGTTCTCCCtccaggaaagggagaggagggaccAGGACCTGAGATGCATAGCGGCTGCTTGGATGGGCTTAGGAGCCTATTTGAGGGACCTCCCTGCCCCTATCCTGGGGCTTTGATACCTTTCCAAGCCCCTGGGACCTCTTGCCGTTCCCCTGCCACGCCATCAGGAGATCCGAGTATGGAGGAGCACCTGGCTATCATGTATGAGAGACTGAGACACGAG CTTCCCAATCTCTTCCTTCACTCCCACGACTATACTCTCTACTCATCGGATGTGGAATTCATCAATGAGATCCTGAACATACGCACCAA GGGCCTAACATGGTACATTCTGTCACTGACCCTCTGCCGCTTTCTGGCCTGGAACTATTTTGCACAACTTCGGTTGGAGGTTCTACAGCTGACCCGCCACCCAGAGAATTGGACCCTGCAAGCCCGCTGGCGGCTTGTGGGGCTGCCCATCCACATGCTTTTCCTGCGTTTCTACAAGCGTGACAAGGAAGAGCTTTACCA GACTTATGATGCCTATTCCACCTTCTTCCTGAATTCCAATGGCCTCATTTGTCGCCATCGCCTAGACAAA CTGATGCCTTCACACTCACCCCCAACACCTGTGAAGAAACTGCTAGTGGGAGCCCTGGTGGCTCTAGGACTGTCAGAGCCAGAACCCAACTTACACCTGTGTTCTAAGACCTGA
- the DHX16 gene encoding pre-mRNA-splicing factor ATP-dependent RNA helicase DHX16 isoform X3 — MLPPRSPSISWCWRKRRPSSLSGPLSSRVTRSHQAHHLQPRLSRKSPSRLSAAASQCSHSVRSSWLLLLIIRSSSSRGYTKKGMKIACTQPRRVAAMSVAARVAREMDVKLGNEVGYSIRFEDCTSERTVLRYMTDGMLLREFLSEPDLASYSVVMVDEAHERTLHTDILFGLIKDVARFRPELKVLVASATLDTARFSTFFDDAPVFRIPGRRFPVDIFYTKAPEADYLEACVVSVLQIHVTQPPGDILVFLTGQEEIEAACEMLQDRCRRLGSKIRELLVLPIYANLPSDMQARIFQPTPPGARKVVVATNIAETSLTIEGIIYVLDPGFCKQKSYNPRTGMESLTVTPCSKASANQRAGRAGRVAAGKCFRLYTAWAYQHELEETTVPEIQRTSLGNVVLLLKSLGIHDLMHFDFLDPPPYETLLLALEQLYALGALNHLGELTTSGRKMAELPVDPMLSKMILASEKYSCSEEILTVAAMLSVNNSIFYRPKDKVVHADNARVNFFLPGGDHLVLLNVYTQWAESGYSSQWCYENFVQFRSMRRARDVREQLEGLLERVEVGLSSCQGDYIRVRKAITAGYFYHTARLTRSGYRTVKQQQTVFIHPNSSLFEEQPRWLLYHELVLTTKEFMRQVLEIESSWLLEVAPHYYKAKELEDPHSKKMPKKIGKTREELG, encoded by the exons ATGCTGCCTCCCAGAAGCCCAAGTATCAGCTGGtgctggaggaagaggagaccATCGAGTTTGTCCGGGCCACTCAGCTCCAGGGTGACGAG gAGCCATCAGGCCCACCACCTCCAACCCAGGCTCAGCAGAAAGAGTCCATCCAGGCTGTCCGCCGCAGCCTCCCAGTGTTCCCATTCCGTGAGGAGCTCCTGGCTGCTATTGCTAATCATCAGGTCCTCATCATCGAGG GGTTACACAAAGAAGGGAATGAAGATTGCCTGCACCCAGCCCCGGAGAGTGGCAGCCATGAGTGTGGCTGCCCGAGTGGCCCGGGAGATGGATGTGAAGCTTGGGAATGAG GTTGGCTATAGCATCCGCTTTGAAGACTGCACGTCGGAGCGAACTGTCCTCCGCTACATGACAGATGGGATGCTCCTCCGAGAGTTCCTCTCTGAACCTGACCTTGCAAGTTACAG CGTGGTGATGGTAGATGAGGCTCATGAACGGACCCTACACACAGACATTCTCTTTGGGTTGATCAAGGATGTTGCTCGCTTCCGGCCTGAGCTGAAGGTCTTGGTGGCTTCAGCCACACTGGACACTGCCCGTTTTTCCACCTTCTTTGATGACGCCCCTGTCTTCCGAATCCCTGGACGCAGGTTTCCAGTTGACATCTTCTATACCAAG GCTCCAGAGGCTGACTACCTGGAAGCTTGTGTGGTGTCTGTGCTGCAGATCCATGTGACCCAGCCTCCCGGGGATATCCTGGTGTTCCTGACAGGACAG GAGGAGATTGAGGCCGCCTGTGAGATGCTCCAGGATCGCTGCCGCCGCCTGGGCTCCAAAATCCGGGAGCTCTTGGTGTTACCCATTTATGCCAACCTGCCTTCTGACATGCAAGCTCGAATCTTCCAGCCCACACCCCCTGGGGCACGAAAG GTGGTTGTGGCAACAAACATCGCTGAGACGTCACTCACCATAGAGGGCATCATTTATGTGCTGGATCCAGGGTTCTGTAAGCAGAAGAGCTACAACCCTCGCACAGGCATGGAATCCCTCACTGTCACACCCTGCAGCAAG gcCTCAGCCAATCAACGAGCTGGTCGGGCGGGTCGGGTGGCTGCAGGGAAGTGCTTCCGCCTATATACCGCCTGGGCCTATCAGCATGAGCTGGAGGAAACCACTGTGCCAGAGATCCAGAGGACCAGCCTGGGCAATGTTGTGTTGCTGCTCAAGAGCTTAG GGATCCATGACCTAATGCACTTTGATTTCCTGGACCCTCCACCATATGAGACCCTGCTGCTAGCCTTGGAGCAGCTGTATGCTCTGGGAGCCCTCAACCACCTTGGGGAGCTCACCACG tCTGGTCGAAAGATGGCAGAGCTACCAGTGGATCCCATGCTATCTAAAATGATCTTGGCCTCTGAAAA gtATAGCTGTTCAGAAGAGATCCTGACAGTGGCTGCCATGCTCTCTGTCAACAATTCCATCTTCTACCGACCCAAGGACAAGGTCGTCCATGCCGACAATGCCCGTGTCAACTTTTTCCTCCCTGGTGGGGACCACCTGGTTCTGCTAAACGTTTATACACAG TGGGCTGAGAGTGGTTACTCTTCCCAGTGGTGCTATGAAAACTTTGTACAGTTCAGATCAATGCGCCGAGCCAGGGATGTGCGGGAACAGCTGGAGGGGCTCTTGGAACGAGTGGAAGTTGGTCTCAGCTCCTGCCAAGGGGACTATATTCGTGTACGCAAG GCCATCACAGCTGGTTACTTTTACCACACGGCGCGACTGACTCGTAGTGGCTATCGCACAGTCAAACAACAGCAGACAGTGTTCATTCACCCCAACTCCTCTCTCTTTGAGGAACAGCCACGCTGGCTGCTCTACCATGAACTTGTCTTGACCACCAAGGAATTCATGAGACAG GTATTAGAGATTGAAAGCAGCTGGCTTCTGGAGGTAGCTCCCCACTATTATAAGGCCAAGGAGCTAGAAGATCCCCATTCtaagaaaatgccaaaaaaaatagGCAAGACACGAGAAGAGCTAGGGTAA
- the C6H6orf136 gene encoding uncharacterized protein C6orf136 homolog isoform X1 gives MATPPAETVPQGHLWGQRYLHGPPAFPDQLSPRALPFPPLWPHSTTTTSPSSILWSPPLPPPPIWLFPRAPPLPLPQIQALSSPWVVLPPGKGEEGPGPEMHSGCLDGLRSLFEGPPCPYPGALIPFQAPGTSCRSPATPSGDPSMEEHLAIMYERLRHELPNLFLHSHDYTLYSSDVEFINEILNIRTKGLTWYILSLTLCRFLAWNYFAQLRLEVLQLTRHPENWTLQARWRLVGLPIHMLFLRFYKRDKEELYQTYDAYSTFFLNSNGLICRHRLDKLMPSHSPPTPVKKLLVGALVALGLSEPEPNLHLCSKT, from the exons ATGGCCACGCCCCCGGCGGAGACGGTGCCTCAGGGACACCTTTGGGGACAGAGGTACCTGCACGGCCCGCCAGCCTTCCCG GACCAGCTTTCTCCACGGGCTCTACCATTTCCTCCACTTTGGCCCCACTCCACAACAACCACTTCTCCATCTTCTATTCTCTggtctcccccactcccaccccctcctaTCTGGTTGTTTCCCCGagctccccccctccctctccctcagatCCAGGCCCTCAGCTCACCATGGGTGGTTCTCCCtccaggaaagggagaggagggaccAGGACCTGAGATGCATAGCGGCTGCTTGGATGGGCTTAGGAGCCTATTTGAGGGACCTCCCTGCCCCTATCCTGGGGCTTTGATACCTTTCCAAGCCCCTGGGACCTCTTGCCGTTCCCCTGCCACGCCATCAGGAGATCCGAGTATGGAGGAGCACCTGGCTATCATGTATGAGAGACTGAGACACGAG CTTCCCAATCTCTTCCTTCACTCCCACGACTATACTCTCTACTCATCGGATGTGGAATTCATCAATGAGATCCTGAACATACGCACCAA GGGCCTAACATGGTACATTCTGTCACTGACCCTCTGCCGCTTTCTGGCCTGGAACTATTTTGCACAACTTCGGTTGGAGGTTCTACAGCTGACCCGCCACCCAGAGAATTGGACCCTGCAAGCCCGCTGGCGGCTTGTGGGGCTGCCCATCCACATGCTTTTCCTGCGTTTCTACAAGCGTGACAAGGAAGAGCTTTACCA GACTTATGATGCCTATTCCACCTTCTTCCTGAATTCCAATGGCCTCATTTGTCGCCATCGCCTAGACAAA CTGATGCCTTCACACTCACCCCCAACACCTGTGAAGAAACTGCTAGTGGGAGCCCTGGTGGCTCTAGGACTGTCAGAGCCAGAACCCAACTTACACCTGTGTTCTAAGACCTGA